Genomic DNA from Nonomuraea rubra:
GGGGGCGCTGACTTCGACGATGAGGAGTTCGGTGAGGAACTGGACGTTGGCTGCGAGTAGGTGGCTGGTGTAGCCGTCGGCAGAGTGCTGCTTGAGCCCGACAGCGACGTGGATGTGCGGAAGGATCTGGTTGGCCTCAGCATCCCAGGCGATGGTGCCGCAGCCGAGGGCCTCGATGTTGGCCAGATGGACCTTGACCAGACCGGTGCCTGAGGATTGGGAGGTTTCTCGCAGGTGCTGACGATGTCCGCCTCGGCGAGGTCGGCCAGGAACATGGGCATGTATCCCTGCCATACGCCGGCATGCGGCAGAAGTCGCTCAGCGCGGTGAAGAAGTCCTCGCCGTGATCGAAGGTGCGGCCGGTGGTGCGTTCGTGGCTGGTGCCTGCTCGGGCGGGCTGACCGTGTGGGGCGACTGCGTGGGTACAAGCGGCCGGTGATCGGAGCCATACAGCGTGTGGGCTCGCTAGAGGTTGCCGCATTGGCAATGTTGCGTGCATTCCGTGATGCTCTGAGTACCGTAGGTAGAAGAAGGCGTGCGAGACGTTCCTGCCCGGACGGTTGAGTCAATTGTGAGCAAATCGCCATATGTAAACCAAAGTCGAGACGTTAACGTCTAGCTGAGGAACGAGTTAGAGAGAGGGGCGCAACATGTACAGCACCGTGCTCGCGGCTGCGCTCTCTGGCGCCTCCGTGGGGCAGTTGAGGTACTGGCGGCGTCAGCCCCCAGTGTTCGCGCCCGAGTATCAGACACCTCACAAGGTCCTCTACTCGTACAGAGATGTTGTGGCGCTCCGATCGATCACTTATCTGCGGCAGAAGGACGTTACGTCGCTGCAGGACATCCGGAAGTCGATCAAGAACTTGAGAGCCATGGGCAAGATCGAGCACCTGTCTGAGTACAAGCTCGTTCGTAGCGGCAACACCATCGTCCTCGTAGACGGGGACGAAGCCATCGACCTCCTGCGAGCGCCGGGCAACGCGATGCTGGCAGACCTGGTGGACATCTTCGGAGAGTTCGACGGCCGAATGGGCCGCGTCCTGCCATTCCAACAGCCCGTGCCCGGTGTAGTAGTCGACCCCGAGGTCCTTTCCGGCTTCCCTGTGGTCAAGGGCACCAGGATTGGCTACGACCAGGTCGCCAGCCTCATGGACGATGATGTGCCCGCTGAGGAAATCTCGCGGTTCTTCCCATCCGTCGGCGCTGAGGCGGCCCTCGCTGCGCAACAGTTCGCGGACTACGTCCGCAGATTCGATGTTCAGGACCAGGTTGGCTGAGCGACTGAATGAAGATCCTCCTCGATGAAAACGTTCCGGAGCCACTCGCGGAGCCGTTGTCATGGCTGCTGGTGCGCAAGCACGAGATGACCCACGTCAACGCGCAGTGGAAGGGCATCAAAGATCGGCAGCTGTACGACAAAGCAAAACGCAAGGGCTATGACGTCGTCATCTCGAACGACAGTCAGCAACTTCTCGACCCCGACATCTGCCGCGCCATCCAGCGCTCGGGACGACACGTTGTCTTCATTGAGACGAGCAGCGGGGGGTTACGCTCGCTGGCGGCGGCCGCTGGCGCGATCATCCACAGTATCCGAGGGATCATCAACGAGCTGGAGCAGGCCGATGGTCAGCGGATCGTTGTCGTGCCGCCTCTACGCGCCGAGCCGAGGTACACGACTTTCGACCCACGACGCCAAGCCCCGTCGTCGATCTGGCCACGCAAACAGCATGGCGACCATAAGCCCTCTCGCGGCGAACGCTCCGGTGAGTGATTAGGCCGTTGGCAACGTGAGGTACAGGCGTTGGAGAGCTGCTGCGCCGGCCTCCTCGACTTCTGGCAGGGCTCCTCGTGCGGCTCGCATGGCGCGTTGGATCTGATGAGGTAGCCGTGTGCTCTCCGCGGTCGCGATCGACTGCAGAAGTGCGTGGGAGGCTGCGGCCTCGTCGCCGTTGGCGCGGAAGACCTCGGCGACCGTGACGCGTTCGATCGTCTGCCATTGCGGCGCGACACCAGCCGCATCTGGTGTGTCCGCTCCTGCGAGACGTGTCGCGTCCTGGAGACGGCCTGTGGCGAGCAAGCCCCGGAGGTGTACCTCTCGCACCACGAAGGGGTTGACCAGCGGTGTGCCGTGGTGAGAGTCCACGAAGCGTTGCAGGTCGGTGATCGTGGTGTCGAAGTACTCGGCGTTGCCGAGTTCGGCGAGCGTACGAGCCAGGGGGATGAGGACTGCACCACGTTCGGAGGGTGGCGCGATGTCGGAGGCTCGTTGGAGACGAGCAGCGGCTGCCGGCTTCTTTCCAATCTTGCGTAGTTCGTTGCCGTGAACGCGTAGAGCGCGGGTGAGAAGGGCTACGTCGTCGAGGCGGTGGGCGATGAGGAGGGCGCGGCCGGTCCAGCGCGCGGCGGAGGCGAGGCTTTCCTCGGGAAGGACGTCGCCGAGGGCGACACCTAGCATGGCGCGGGCTTGTCCGAGGAGTTGTGCGGCGGCACGGTCGGCGTGCCCGTCGGCGAGTCGTGCTTCGAGACGCCAGACGAGGGGCCACAGTTCGTTGATGGCCTCGGCGCTGTGTCCTGACTCGCGAGCGATGGAGGCCAGGCGGATGGTGGATTCGCCGAACTTGATCATGGAGATGAAGTCGGCATCCGTGGGGTCGGTCACGCCGAGAACGTGTGGGGGTAGGCCCATGTATTGGGCCACCCGTCGAAGGGTGGGCACGTCCGTGATGGCTCGCCGCCCGTTCTCGAGCATCGAGATGTAGGTCGTGTCGTAGCCCAGCGCCGTGGCAAGGGCGGACTGGGTGATTCGGGCGGTGCGTCGGTACGCTTTGATGATCACTGCCAGGTTGCCGGAGGCGAGCGCGGGGCTTGCGGACGGAGATGTCCACAGCCAGATCGGTGAGCCTGCGGAGGTGAGGCTGGGCAGTGGTGCGCCGCTGATGGCGTGACACGCTGGGCACAGATGGGAGGCGTTCCATCCGTCATCGACGGTGGTTGCGCACGCGGCGCACAGCATGGGCTCTACCTCACTGGATCACGCAGCCTGGAGAACCAGTCGGCGATCGACCGCTTGTAGCCTTGCGGCATCCGCAGGTTCTCTACCTCATGCTCGGCGAACAAGCCGACCTGTTTGTGCTCGTGGCTAACCACGGGCGGCTTGTCGGTGGTTACGGTCGCGCCGTACGTCACGATCAGCACGTCGACGCCGTCGCGGATGTGGTACTGCCAGGAGTCCAGGATCGGCCCGATCTGCGCATCCCAGCCAGTTTCCTCGCTGATCTCGCGCTCAAGGCGGGCCGGCGGGTCTTCGCCGAGCTCCAGTTTGCCGCCGGGCAGTTCCCATTCGTCGCGTTCGTTGCGCAGCAGCAGCACCTTGCCATCGCGGACGATCACGCCCTTCACCGACACGGGAAAGGTGTGGGGGCGGTAATTCATCAGCAGCGGCCTCTCTGGGTTGATGGCTGTGCCTGGAACCTAACACGA
This window encodes:
- a CDS encoding DUF433 domain-containing protein; this encodes MYSTVLAAALSGASVGQLRYWRRQPPVFAPEYQTPHKVLYSYRDVVALRSITYLRQKDVTSLQDIRKSIKNLRAMGKIEHLSEYKLVRSGNTIVLVDGDEAIDLLRAPGNAMLADLVDIFGEFDGRMGRVLPFQQPVPGVVVDPEVLSGFPVVKGTRIGYDQVASLMDDDVPAEEISRFFPSVGAEAALAAQQFADYVRRFDVQDQVG
- a CDS encoding DUF5615 family PIN-like protein — translated: MKILLDENVPEPLAEPLSWLLVRKHEMTHVNAQWKGIKDRQLYDKAKRKGYDVVISNDSQQLLDPDICRAIQRSGRHVVFIETSSGGLRSLAAAAGAIIHSIRGIINELEQADGQRIVVVPPLRAEPRYTTFDPRRQAPSSIWPRKQHGDHKPSRGERSGE
- a CDS encoding helix-turn-helix domain-containing protein produces the protein MLCAACATTVDDGWNASHLCPACHAISGAPLPSLTSAGSPIWLWTSPSASPALASGNLAVIIKAYRRTARITQSALATALGYDTTYISMLENGRRAITDVPTLRRVAQYMGLPPHVLGVTDPTDADFISMIKFGESTIRLASIARESGHSAEAINELWPLVWRLEARLADGHADRAAAQLLGQARAMLGVALGDVLPEESLASAARWTGRALLIAHRLDDVALLTRALRVHGNELRKIGKKPAAAARLQRASDIAPPSERGAVLIPLARTLAELGNAEYFDTTITDLQRFVDSHHGTPLVNPFVVREVHLRGLLATGRLQDATRLAGADTPDAAGVAPQWQTIERVTVAEVFRANGDEAAASHALLQSIATAESTRLPHQIQRAMRAARGALPEVEEAGAAALQRLYLTLPTA
- a CDS encoding NUDIX hydrolase; the protein is MNYRPHTFPVSVKGVIVRDGKVLLLRNERDEWELPGGKLELGEDPPARLEREISEETGWDAQIGPILDSWQYHIRDGVDVLIVTYGATVTTDKPPVVSHEHKQVGLFAEHEVENLRMPQGYKRSIADWFSRLRDPVR